One Clarias gariepinus isolate MV-2021 ecotype Netherlands chromosome 5, CGAR_prim_01v2, whole genome shotgun sequence genomic region harbors:
- the LOC128523943 gene encoding bromodomain adjacent to zinc finger domain protein 2B isoform X4, with product MESGERLPSSTHSQPSISSSAPPPASSPNLTSDSGRLFQLVSDPGLRTSFPMLSHPAFRLYAPLSGCSDFRGLGILGLQGGLTTHPQLGTFPDLWRASDPQLPGAAALFPPLLGLPPLFTPPSLSQSHAPKKSTRGSAKGLNGAVSGNGKAKSASSGASSTSSSPSPAYTTSEQTNAFKAGLNAQNKPAILNHCKTEQLATNPPNWSRKQKIKEDQAQEKASHKTKEKLCVTEMPEISSNSDSQSGSSSDSSSDTLSSLGSVDLENEDDDEGLSVCSVDSDSQRGQAVSRKIKDSSQMDQTTGCFSVRSDLCSMDLTQSQAAPLCFRSSETREEHSKHTSVIQATGVGSTKAFSLPPQPSRDGSKPLCLTLSPKPLSVCSSPKHRSVCVSPKSVSHSPCPKPTSLSSSPNTSTITSIPKISSLKARSSPDEFLLHISDYIQHKQAKEHQETNKSLRKSVLSSSLSPPYGSKLKPPNHQHSNLFLPSTLQKNSSHNNGVVQSNVQDAPLALITKPRSDGSKTPDKPLLATTSPCFNTPINLSTGARQSYFEPPDSNKASTQQAPCRASKGSLLQGKMFREMVSDFPSSKDSDGSGEYEDDEEEDLSDSLSGSGSNLDTDSDNDDEDIKEEEMDTDTDSIPLKLTKRPTSLTDPSSGNINSSSSLNLQIHKPAKQLQTMHNSWALTYHSTPSSSSAATPPAKRRRVTDEQALHRPLTHGWKRETRITNVCGRVQGEVAYYAPCGKKLKQYPDVMKYLERNGISEITRDHFSFSAKIRVGKFYEAREGPEGLQWCLLKEDEVIPCILAMEAHRGRPKSLELQCTDDPLHSRQRKRRPHSVGEAEVANAALIKLQRKLEAQEIARQAAQIKIIRKLEKRALAQAAKEAKRQKALLAAEEKRKQKEQLKILKQQEKVKRLEQIRAEKELRAQQILEAKRKKKEQAINAKTLEVEKRLKEKELRRQQAFILKQQELERHRLEMVWERERRKQHMMLIKVMEARKRAEERERLKQEKRDEKRLNKERKLELRRLELEMVKELNKPNEDMCLPDQKALPELLRLPGLLLPDGCFGDCLMVMQFVRCFGKVLRLDRSTKLPTLHMLQAGLLNLSPSVAQLQDLLIGLLSAAVCDPGFPPGSMAKTALGDHVSSVEINRDNMSEILQIYMAAHCSQTELTPLAESLKTKGFQAHTPTQKVSIMAFLVNELASNRSVVAEIDKSIDQMTNLRRERCIIESSLRKMRIIYAKRTGKRDSSVGGEESQGLGTPTTGHKHKRKVEGVEEDDDEDDDSNDLGEEDDEEEDGGKKCKKTETCEEEDDEDQTSSLEELEKQIEKLTKQQLLIRRKMFDSSPSLHSIMLGQDRYKRRYWALPQCGGVFVESTGNKEDPQVSQQESEWLQSAQWISVKEEPTEVPAKQPYNSPQARHENSGLDQQQENGSFNLFLQKPSSFSKLSKLLKVTKKCSSDPEGAFSTLPPLHTNPSTVLTNSLTHNINQEIKSEVSSLLLSPGYVGTWQHCLNSDQLCRTLAEKHTHWFSLLPRSPCDKISVTASSINPSSCSTKASSPATSNSMTQSTSTLSSGNSQSITFSVSPSSTAPVTNFLIEGVQMKHMGLQFPRWQPEMMSPNMTFNGMSISPRLVPSPNMATSKIESPVQTNEKSSALELAKNQDLPSPLPIPQEMFTGWWKVSSSEELSRIVSACHPRGIRERVLQKQIQKQMEYLSQVCAKNKDAAVIDVGELGRNQVCADTVQRWCVEKHAMNVDIAVLQQVEELERKVTSASLQVKGWTPTEPESERDDLLYYEQKAVAKNESTDIVRRANNPLDIAVAHLFVLERHIERRYLKSPLSTTAQITLDNRVMASIPAPATAIGADYDRGEEDLSPGLKVWRKALHQVRSSAQLSLCLQQLQHSIAWERSIMKVACDSPQQCKKQTSRNSGGGEKLSGAKRNKKVYVTGDGSENDTGSTSVNSTPKKGGKETRKRKIDDNICKNITKQESATQAKNFKPTQDNSKDLELCRLLLAELQSHQDAWPFMTPVNPKSVPGYRKVIKKPMDFSTIREKLSNSQYLNLETFIIDVNLVFENCEKFNEDNSEIGRAGHSMRRFFHRRWTELLKQI from the exons ATGGAGTCTGGAGAGAGATTGCCATCATCCACCCACTCCCAGCCATCCATCAGCTCCTCTGCCCCACCTCCAGCTTCATCACCAAACCTAACGAGCGATAGTG GACGTCTGTTTCAGCTGGTTAGTGATCCGGGTTTGAGAACGTCTTTCCCCATGTTGAGCCATCCAGCATTCAGGCTGTATGCTCCTCTGTCTGGATGCTCCGATTTTAGAGGCCTGGGGATTTTGGGATTGCAAGGAGGCTTAACGACCCACCCACAACTTGGAACATTTCCAG ACTTGTGGCGGGCTTCGGATCCCCAACTTCCCGGAGCTGCTGCACTTTTTCCTCCTCTATTGGGTCTGCCTCCTCTCTTCACACCTCCATCCCTCAGCCAGTCACATGCTCCCAAGAAGAGCACACGGGGTTCTGCTAAAG GACTGAATGGTGCGGTCAGTGGTAATGGCAAAGCAAAATCTGCTTCCTCTGGAGCAAGCTCTACCTCCTCTTCACCCTCACCAGCTTATACAACCTCTGAACAGACCAATGCATTCAAAGCAGGTCTAAATGCTCAAAACAAGCCCGCCATCCTCAACCACTGCAAAACCGAACAGTTAGCCACCAATCCTCCAAACTGGAGCAGGAAGCAGAAGATCAAAGAAGATCAAGCTCAAGAGAAAGCAAGTCACAAAACAAAAGAG AAACTCTGTGTGACAGAGATGCCAGAGATTTCCAGCAATAGTGATAGCCAATCAGGATCCAGCTCTGACAGCTCTAGTGACACCCTAAGCAGTTTGGGCTCTGTCGACCTGGaaaatgaagatgatgatgagggCCTGAGTGTGTGCAGTGTGGACTCAGACTCCCAGAGAGGACAAGCAGTGAGCAGGAAGATTAAG GACTCCTCACAGATGGACCAAACTACAGGTTGCTTTTCTGTTAGATCAGATCTGTGCTCTATGGACTTAACCCAATCCCAGGCTGCTCCGTTATGCTTCCGCAGCTCAGAAACAAGAgaagaacacagcaaacacaCCAGTGTCATCCAGGCCACAGGAGTAGGCAGCACCAAGGCATTTTCTCTTCCTCCACAACCCAGTCGAGATGGCTCAAAACCGTTGTGTCTTACCCTGTCTCCCAAACCCCTCTCTGTGTGCTCATCTCCAAAACATCGCTCTGTCTGTGTATCTCCAAAATCAGTTTCTCATTCTCCCTGTCCGAAGCCAACATCTCTCTCTTCGTCTCCTAACACCTCCACCATCACCTCCATACCCAAAATCTCATCTCTAAAAGCCAGAAGTTCTCCAGACGAGTTCCTCCTGCATATTAGTGACTATATTCAGCACAAGCAG GCAAAGGAACAccaagaaacaaataaatcccTGAGGAAAAGCGTGTTGTCTTCATCTCTCTCGCCTCCGTATGGCTCCAAGCTCAAACCCCCCAATCATCAGCACTCCAACCTGTTTCTCCCCTCCACCCTGCAGAAGAACTCTTCCCATAATAATGGAGTTGTTCAGAGTAATGTGCAGGATGCTCCCCTGGCACTTATTACCAAACCTCGCTCCGATGGCTCTAAAACCCCAGATAAGCCTTTACTAGCAACCACCAGTCCCTGCTTTAACACCCCCATCAACTTGAGCACTGGAGCCAGACAGTCTTACTTTGAACCTCCTGACTCAAATAAAGCTTCCACACAGCAAGCACCCTGCAGGGCAAGCAAAGGGTCACTGCTCCAGGGAAAAATGTTCAGGGAAATGGTATCTGACTTTCCCAGCAGCAAAGACTCCGATGGGTCAGGGGAATATGAGGATGATGAAGAGGAAGATTTAAGTGACAGTTTATCAG GTTCTGGCAGTAACCTGGACACTGActctgataatgatgatgaggatattaaagaagaagaaatggaTACTGACACAGACAGCATTCCACTTAAACTTACTAAAAGACCAACCTCTTTGACAGACCCTTCTAGTGGGAATATCAACAGCTCTAGTTCACTTAACCTACAAATCCATAAACCTGCTAAACAGTTGCAAACTATGCACAACTCCTGGGCTTTAACTTATCACAGCACCCCGAGTTCATCATCTGCGGCCACACCCCCAG caaagagaagaagagtgaCTGATGAGCAGGCACTGCATAGGCCTCTTACACATGG GTGGAAAAGAGAGACCCGCATTACAAACGTCTGTGGGCGTGTGCAGGGAGAAGTGGCCTACTATGCTCCATGTGGCaaaaaactcaaacaataccCAGATGTTATGAAG TACTTGGAAAGAAATGGAATAAGTGAGATCACCCGTGACCATTTCAGCTTCAGTGCTAAAATAAGGGTTGGCAAATTTTATGAAGCTCGAGAAGGACCCGAG GGTTTGCAGTGGTGCTTGCTGAAAGAGGATGAGGTCATTCCATGTATCCTGGCAATGGAGGCACATAGAGGTCGTCCTAAGAGTCTGGAACTCCAGTGTACTGATGATCCTTTACATTCTCGCCAAAGGAAAAGAAGACCACATAGTGTGGGTGAGGCCGAGGTGGCTAATGCTGCTTTAATTAAACTACAGCGGAAACTGGAGGCACAAG AAATTGCACGGCAGGCCGCTCAGATAAAGATTATACGAAAGCTGGAAAAAAGGGCTCTAGCACAAGCTGCCAAAGAGGCCAAAAGACAAAAAG CTTTGCTGGCAGCAGAGGAAAAACGCAAGCAGAAAGAACAGCTAAAGATTTTAAAGCAGCAG GAGAAGGTCAAAAGACTTGAACAAATTCGTGCTGAGAAGGAGCTTCGGGCTCAGCAGATacttgag gcaaaaagaaaaaagaaagagcaaGCCATTAATGCAAAAACCCTAGAAGTTGAGAAACGACTGAAG GAGAAAGAACTACGCAGACAACAGGCATTCATTCTGAAGCAACAG GAATTGGAGAGGCATAGACTAGAAATGGTATGG GAACGGGAGAGACGGAAGCAGCACATGATGCTTATAAAAGTCATGGAGGCTCGGAAGAGAGCTGAG GAACGAGAGCGTCTGAAGCAGGAGAAAAGAGATGAGAAACGCTTAAACAAAGAGCGCAAACTTGAGCTCAGACGGCTGGAGCTAGAGATGGTTAAAGAGCTGAACAAACCCAATGAAGACATGTGCCTTCCAGATCAGAAG GCACTGCCTGAGCTGTTACGGTTACCAGGTCTTCTGTTGCCAGATGGCTGTTTTGGGGACTGCCTGATGGTGATGCAGTTCGTGCGCTGCTTTGGGAAGGTGCTGCGTTTGGACCGCAGCACTAAACTGCCCACCCTTCACATGCTACAGGCAGGACTTCTCAACCTGAGTCCCAGTGTAGCACAGTTGCAGGATCTGCTCATTGGCCTGCTGTCTGCTGCAGTTTGTGATCCAGGTTTTCCACCAGGATCAATG GCAAAAACAGCTCTTGGTGATCATGTTTCTAGTGTGGAGATAAACCGGGACAACATGTCAGAGATTTTGCAGATCTACATGGCCGCCCACTGCAGTCAGACGGAGCTCACACCACTGGCAGAGAGTTTAAAGACCAAAGGATTTCAGGCCCACACCCCAACTCAGAAAGTTTCAATCATGGCTTTCTTGGTCAATGAGCTGGCCAGCAACAGGAGCGTAGTTGC GGAAATTGACAAAAGTATTGACCAGATGACAAATCTACGGAGGGAAAGATGTATCATTGAGAGTAGCCTTCGAAA AATGAGAATTATCTACGCTAAGCGGACCGGGAAGCGTGATAGCAGTGTAGGAGGTGAAGAGAGCCAGGGTTTGGGAACACCTACCACTGGTCACAAACACAAGAGAAAGGTCGAAGGCGTtgaggaagatgatgatgaggatgatgacaGTAATGATCTAGGAGAGGAGGATGATGAAGAGGAAGATGGAGGGAAGAAATGCAAGAAAACCGAGACATGTGAGGAAGAG gatgaCGAGGATCAAACATCCAGTTTGGAAGAACTAGAGAAACAAATAGAGAAATTAACCAAG CAACAGCTTCTGATCCGTCGTAAGATGTTTGACTCCTCCCCCTCACTGCATTCGATAATGCTAGGGCAGGACCGCTATAAGAGGCGCTACTGGGCCCTTCCCCAGTGCGGAGGGGTGTTTGTTGAGAGTACAGGCAATAAAGAGG ATCCACAAGTGTCTCAGCAAGAGTCTGAGTGGTTGCAGAGTGCTCAGTGGATTTCAGTAAAAGAGGAGCCCACAGAGGTACCAGCTAAGCAACCTTACAACAGCCCTCAGGCAAGGCATGAAAACTCCGGTCTGGATCAACAGCAGGAGAATGGCTCATTTAATCTCTTCCTGCAGAAGCCAAGTTCTTTTTCCAAACTAAGCAAACTGCTAAAGGTCACGAAGAAGTGCAGCAGTGATCCTGAAGGCGCATTTTCCACTCTCCCCCCTTTACATACAAATCCTTCAACAGTGTTAACCAACAGCCTCACACATAACATAAACCAGGAAATTAAATCCGAGGTCAGCAGTCTGCTACTAAGCCCTGGCTACGTTGGCACCTGGCAACATTGTCTAAATAGTGACCAACTCTGTAGGACATTGGCAGAAAAACATACTCACTGGTTCAGCCTGCTGCCTCGTTCCCCCTGTGACAAGATTTCCGTGACAGCCAGTTCTATAAATCCATCATCTTGCAGTACCAAAGCCTCATCACCTGCCACCAGCAACAGCATGACCCAGTCCACCTCCACTCTCTCCTCTGGCAACAGCCAGAGCATCACGTTTTCTGTCAGTCCCTCTTCTACTGCACCAGTCACTAACTTTTTAATAGAAGGAGTGCAG atgaaGCACATGGGGTTGCAGTTTCCTCGCTGGCAACCTGAAATGATGAGTCCAAATATGACCTTCAACGGCATGTCCATTTCCCCACGTCTAGTCCCGAGCCCCAATATGGCCACCAGTAAGATTGAGTCCCCAGTACAAACAAATGAGAAATCCTCTGCTCTAGAACTGGCCAAAAATCAGGACCTGCCCTCACCACTGCCTATTCCACAAG AGATGTTTACCGGGTGGTGGAAGGTGTCCAGCTCTGAAGAGTTAAGCCGCATAGTGAGTGCCTGTCACCCTCGTGGGATCAGAGAGAGAGTCCTACAGAAACAAATCCAGAAACAAATGGAATACCTCAGTCAAGTCTGTGCCAAAAACAAAGATG CTGCCGTGATTGATGTAGGTGAGCTAGGGCGGAACCAAGTCTGTGCGGACACAGTGCAGAGATGGTGTGTTGAGAAGCACGCCATGAATGTGGACATTGCTGTCCTGCAACAGGTTGAAGAGCTGGAACGCAAAGTCACCTCTGCTAGTCTACAGGTCAAA GGCTGGACGCCCACAGAGCCGGAGTCAGAGAGGGATGACCTGCTCTATTATGAGCAGAAGGCTGTGGCCAAGAACGAAAGTACAGACATTGTGCGACGCGCCAATAATCCATTGGACATTGCAGTGGCACACCTGTTTGTGCTGGAAAGGCATATTGAGAGAAGGTACCTCAAGAGCCCCTTAAGCACCACCGCCCAGATCACTCTGGATAACCGGGTTATGGCTAGCATACCAGCTCCTGCAACCGCAATTGGTGCTGACTACGATAG AGGTGAGGAAGACTTGTCCCCAGGGTTGAAGGTGTGGAGGAAAGCCCTTCATCAAGTGCGTAGTAGTGCCCAGCTTTCACTCTGTCTGCAGCAGTTACAGCATTCTATTGCATGGGAGAGATCCATCATGAAAGTG GCATGTGACTCACCTCAGCAATGTAAAAAGCAGACCAGTCGGAACAGTGGAGGGGGTGAAAAATTGTCTGGAGCCAAACGCAACAAGAAAGTCTATGTGACAGGAGACGGCTCAGAGAATGATACAGGAAGTACCAGTGTCAACAGCACCCCCAAGAAAGGaggaaaagaaacaagaaagagaaaaatagatGACAACATTTGCAAAAACATAACGAAGCAGGAGAGCGCAACACaagcaaaaaattttaaaccaaCTCAAGACAATAGTAAAGACCTGGAGCTGTGCAG aTTGCTTTTGGCTGAGCTGCAAAGTCATCAGGACGCCTGGCCATTTATGACGCCTGTCAATCCCAAATCGGTCCCTGGTTACCGCAAAGTCATCAAGAAACCCATGGACTTCTCCACCATTCGGGAGAAACTTTCCAACAGCCA atacctgAATTTGGAGACATTTATCATTGATGTTAACTTGGTTTTTGAAAACTGCGAAAAGTTCAATGAGGATAATTCTGAAATTGGACGTGCGGGACACAGTATGAGGAGATTTTTTCACCGGAGATGGACTGAGCTCTTGAAACAAATTTAA